One genomic segment of Salarias fasciatus chromosome 8, fSalaFa1.1, whole genome shotgun sequence includes these proteins:
- the LOC115393866 gene encoding brain-specific angiogenesis inhibitor 1-associated protein 2-like isoform X4, translating into MVLTDSPTRMSRTDEVHRITENVYKSIMEQFNPCLRNFIAMGKSYEKALTKEAAWEVLFQMAEVHRQIQIQLEEMLKSFHNELLTELEKKVELDARYLNAALKKYQMEHKSKGESLEKCQAELKKLRRKSQGSKHPSKYGDKEMQYVEAISNKQGELDSYIAEGYKNALSEERRRYCFLVDRQCAVAKNSSAYHGKGKELLAQKIPGWQQACAEPNKLPDRAMFLAQQMSGAVGTLPPGAHHPSLAISEPIPGAKPLPVPPELAALRAGGGLGQQRLMGAADAGMPVMNGTAGAHGGEDYQQWMEGKVAQGKVSPQTQRHGGEVYSNTLPVRKVAPAKNKTTLTETRTLPRSSSMAAGLERNGRTRVQAIFSHAAGDNSTLLSFSEGDVITLLVPEARDGWHYGENEKTRMRGWFPFSYTRVISDNEGDSMRQLRVHNLHHGKSSSTGNLLEREDVALPVPDYGAHPRMAAQSGTLHGRQQQQQQQQRPYSVAGPGFSQTGVEEYEPRFPTSDPPNEPAVEAPAKPPLSDEEEDRAEDEEEEQEEQMDEAHYDLLEKASAPRGEA; encoded by the exons AAGAGGCAGCAT gggAGGTCCTCTTTCAGATGGCCGAGGTGCACAGACAGATCCAGATCCAGCTCGAGGAGATG ctgaagTCCTTCCACAACGAGCTGCTGACGGAGCTGGAGAAGAAGGTGGAGCTGGATGCCCGCTACCTGAAT GCGGCTCTGAAGAAGTACCAGATGGAGCACAAGAGCAAAGGCGAGAGTCTGGAGAAGTGCCAGGCGGAGCTGAAGAAGCTGCGCAGGAAGAGCCAGGGCAGCAAGCACCCGTCCAAGTACGGAGACAAGGAGAtgcag TATGTGGAGGCCATCAGTAACAAGCAGGGCGAGCTGGACAGCTACATCGCCGAAGGCTACAAGAACGCCCTgtcggaggagaggaggaggtacTGCTTCCTGGTGGACCGCCAGTGCGCCGTGGCCAAGAACAGCAGCGCCTACCACGGCAAG GGTAAGGAGCTCCTGGCCCAGAAGATCCCGGGGTGGCAGCAGGCCTGCGCCGAGCCCAACAAGCTGCCGGACCGCGCCATGTTTCTGGCCCAGCAGATGAGCGGGGCGGTGGGCACCCTGCCCCCCGGGGCACACCACCCCAGCCTGGCCATCTCCGAACCCATCCCCGGGGCCAAACCGCTCCCAGTGCCTCCAGAGCTGGCAGCCCTGCGAGCCGGCGGGGGCTTGGGGCAGCAG aggCTGATGGGAGCTGCGGACGCGGGGATGCCGGTGATGAACGGCACCGCCGGCGCTCACGGAGGGGAAGACTACCAGCAGTGGATGGAGGGCAAAGTGGCCCAGGGCAAAGTTTCCccccagacacagagacacgggGGAGAGGTCTACTCCAACACTCTGCCTGTCCGCAAGGTGGCCCCCGCCAAGAACAAGACCACCCtga CGGAGACCCGTACCCTGCCCCGGTCCAGCTCCATGGCCGCAGGTCTGGAGAGGAACGGGCGAACCCGGGTTCAGGCCATCTTCTCGCACGCGGCCGGCGACAACAGCACCCTGCTGAGCTTCTCCGAGGGCGACGTGATCACCCTGCTGGTGCCCGAGGCCCGCGACGGCTGGCACTACGGGGAGAACGAGAAGACTCGCAT gcGTGGCTGGTTTCCTTTCTCCTACACGAGGGTGATTTCAGACAACGAAGGCGACTCCATGAGGCAACTTCGAGTTCACAA CCTCCACCACGGGAAAAGCAGCAGCACGGGAAACCTGCTGGAGCGGGAAGACGTCGCTCTGCCCGTCCCCGACTACGGCGCCCACCCCCGCATGGCGGCGCAGAGCGGGACGCTGCAcggcaggcagcagcagcagcagcagcagcagcggccctACAGCGTGGCCGGACCGGGCTTCTCACAG ACGGGGGTTGAAGAATACGAGCCTCGCTTCCCCACCAG tgACCCCCCCAACGAGCCGGCCGTGGAGGCTCCGGCCAAACCGCCTCTCtctgacgaggaggaggaccgagcggaggatgaggaggaggagcaggaggagcagatggaTGAGGCTCACTACGACCTGCTGGAGAAGGCCTCGGCTCCTCGGGGGGAGGCGTGA
- the LOC115393866 gene encoding brain-specific angiogenesis inhibitor 1-associated protein 2-like isoform X5, with protein sequence MVLTDSPTRMSRTDEVHRITENVYKSIMEQFNPCLRNFIAMGKSYEKALTREVLFQMAEVHRQIQIQLEEMLKSFHNELLTELEKKVELDARYLNAALKKYQMEHKSKGESLEKCQAELKKLRRKSQGSKHPSKYGDKEMQYVEAISNKQGELDSYIAEGYKNALSEERRRYCFLVDRQCAVAKNSSAYHGKGKELLAQKIPGWQQACAEPNKLPDRAMFLAQQMSGAVGTLPPGAHHPSLAISEPIPGAKPLPVPPELAALRAGGGLGQQRLMGAADAGMPVMNGTAGAHGGEDYQQWMEGKVAQGKVSPQTQRHGGEVYSNTLPVRKVAPAKNKTTLTETRTLPRSSSMAAGLERNGRTRVQAIFSHAAGDNSTLLSFSEGDVITLLVPEARDGWHYGENEKTRMRGWFPFSYTRVISDNEGDSMRQLRVHNLHHGKSSSTGNLLEREDVALPVPDYGAHPRMAAQSGTLHGRQQQQQQQQRPYSVAGPGFSQTGVEEYEPRFPTSDPPNEPAVEAPAKPPLSDEEEDRAEDEEEEQEEQMDEAHYDLLEKASAPRGEA encoded by the exons gggAGGTCCTCTTTCAGATGGCCGAGGTGCACAGACAGATCCAGATCCAGCTCGAGGAGATG ctgaagTCCTTCCACAACGAGCTGCTGACGGAGCTGGAGAAGAAGGTGGAGCTGGATGCCCGCTACCTGAAT GCGGCTCTGAAGAAGTACCAGATGGAGCACAAGAGCAAAGGCGAGAGTCTGGAGAAGTGCCAGGCGGAGCTGAAGAAGCTGCGCAGGAAGAGCCAGGGCAGCAAGCACCCGTCCAAGTACGGAGACAAGGAGAtgcag TATGTGGAGGCCATCAGTAACAAGCAGGGCGAGCTGGACAGCTACATCGCCGAAGGCTACAAGAACGCCCTgtcggaggagaggaggaggtacTGCTTCCTGGTGGACCGCCAGTGCGCCGTGGCCAAGAACAGCAGCGCCTACCACGGCAAG GGTAAGGAGCTCCTGGCCCAGAAGATCCCGGGGTGGCAGCAGGCCTGCGCCGAGCCCAACAAGCTGCCGGACCGCGCCATGTTTCTGGCCCAGCAGATGAGCGGGGCGGTGGGCACCCTGCCCCCCGGGGCACACCACCCCAGCCTGGCCATCTCCGAACCCATCCCCGGGGCCAAACCGCTCCCAGTGCCTCCAGAGCTGGCAGCCCTGCGAGCCGGCGGGGGCTTGGGGCAGCAG aggCTGATGGGAGCTGCGGACGCGGGGATGCCGGTGATGAACGGCACCGCCGGCGCTCACGGAGGGGAAGACTACCAGCAGTGGATGGAGGGCAAAGTGGCCCAGGGCAAAGTTTCCccccagacacagagacacgggGGAGAGGTCTACTCCAACACTCTGCCTGTCCGCAAGGTGGCCCCCGCCAAGAACAAGACCACCCtga CGGAGACCCGTACCCTGCCCCGGTCCAGCTCCATGGCCGCAGGTCTGGAGAGGAACGGGCGAACCCGGGTTCAGGCCATCTTCTCGCACGCGGCCGGCGACAACAGCACCCTGCTGAGCTTCTCCGAGGGCGACGTGATCACCCTGCTGGTGCCCGAGGCCCGCGACGGCTGGCACTACGGGGAGAACGAGAAGACTCGCAT gcGTGGCTGGTTTCCTTTCTCCTACACGAGGGTGATTTCAGACAACGAAGGCGACTCCATGAGGCAACTTCGAGTTCACAA CCTCCACCACGGGAAAAGCAGCAGCACGGGAAACCTGCTGGAGCGGGAAGACGTCGCTCTGCCCGTCCCCGACTACGGCGCCCACCCCCGCATGGCGGCGCAGAGCGGGACGCTGCAcggcaggcagcagcagcagcagcagcagcagcggccctACAGCGTGGCCGGACCGGGCTTCTCACAG ACGGGGGTTGAAGAATACGAGCCTCGCTTCCCCACCAG tgACCCCCCCAACGAGCCGGCCGTGGAGGCTCCGGCCAAACCGCCTCTCtctgacgaggaggaggaccgagcggaggatgaggaggaggagcaggaggagcagatggaTGAGGCTCACTACGACCTGCTGGAGAAGGCCTCGGCTCCTCGGGGGGAGGCGTGA